The genomic interval AATGGAACAGCTTGGAATAGAATTACAGGATCTGACCAATCAGCAAAAAAAGGAAACCGGTGTTGAAAGTGGCGTTGTGGTAAGTCAGGTAAATGCTGGTAAGATTCGTCAGAACACCGATATGGAAGCAGGTTTTGTGATTACCAAAATTGACAAAACACCAGTTGCGAGCGTCAAGGAAGCACAAAAATTATTACAAAGCAAAAAAGGCGGTGTGATGATTGAAGGCGTTTATCCAGGCAGTGAAGAAACGCAGTATTACGCAATAGGCTTGTAGGGTGCGGGCCTGGTGCCCGCCCAAAAATCGAATAAAAATATTAGATATCAGGGCGGGTTCAAGACCCGCCCCAACGACGTTTAATCATTAATTTAAATTTCAAAAAAATGAAAAAGAACCTGATTTTGCTGGGAATGCTGACTGTTCTCAGTGGTGTAGCGTTTGCTCAAAATCCACAGCAGTCAGAAGTGAATATGAAGCATGGACTAACCTACAACTGGATTGTTCCTGATATGAAGGCAAATCAAAACCCGATGTACAACAGCTCATTTTCGCGTCAGCGTATACAGCAGGCGTTTGACATCGCATTGGCTGATAAAGGTTTAAGCCGGAATACCCGGCATCCTGATTATTTGTTACAATTTCATACATACACCCAGCGTATCCAAAGAAATTATAACGGAGGTGGCGGTTATCCTATGATGGGCTGGGGACGGTTTGGCTGGGGTATGCCCTATTATGGAGGATTTGGTTATGGAGGTTATGGATACGGAGGTTATCCTTCTACAAGTATTAATACAGACGGCACGCTGATCCTTGATCTGGTGGATACAAAGACCGGAAATATTATCTGGCAAAAGGCCATTACGGGTAATGTTAGTAATCCAAACCGCCTTGATAAACAGATCAATAAGGGTGTTAAAAAGTTAATGAAAGACTTCCCGATTCAGCGTGGATAGAGGGGAATCAGGAATTAAAGTTTAGAGTAAATTGTCCTCAATTAAGCATTAAATTATTCTTCGCCGGGCAATGTGTCATACAGATTTTGAAAGGGTTTTTGGTCTGTACAATTCACAAAGCAAGCGGGGAATATTTTTTTTTGTTACATTGTTCTAACTATAGTATTTCAACAGATTCAAGCAATAATTTAGTACCGTTAAAGACAAAAAGTCATCAATAGTCTAATATAAAAGCACATGAAATCGCTTGAAAAAGGAATTCCCGAAGCAGCAACAAACCGGAATAAAACCTTAAAAACCAGTTCATTAAAAACCCTAGTTGCCGCTGTTATACTGAGTGCAGGCGCCCTTACTGGATATGCTCAGAGTTATCAGAACGGATACGAAAATCAGCAGAATAACAATCAGAATAATGTTACGCAACAAAGTCTGATACAGGCAATTGCTCCTTACAATGAAGATGTGCGCAATGATATTCTGATCGCAACCAAGTATCCTGACGTTCTGCAAAAACTATGACAGATACGTGAAAATACGACCAGTGCATTTCAGGCAACCATCCAGAATTATCCGCAAAATAAACAGAACTGGTTTTACGAGATTTCCCGTTATCCTGATCTGATGGATAAACTGGCAACGATGCCACGCAAACAGTCAAAAAATAATATAGAAGCATTGCTGAACAATCCTTCACCAGAATTGAAAGAAGCCGCGTGGAAATTGTATGATAAACATCACAACGACCTGGTTACCGTAAACAACCTGAACCAGCAGGCAGTGGGTTCTTTTCAAAATCTGATACAACTGTTAAACCCCGATGCAAAACAGGCGTTTAAAACTTTGCAGGAAATGCCAGATGTACTTTCACTTTTGAATGATCATATTGACATTACAACAGAATTAGGTCAGAATTTTAAAAACGATCCCTCCGGTGTTAGTCAGCAAATTGCAGAAGTGCACGATCAGCAGGAAAATCAAAATAAACAGGATCTTGCCAACTATCGTGATGAGTTATCACAAGATCCGCAAGCATTACAAGAATTGGCGCAGGCGTCACAACAATATGCAAATACCGGCGGATATAGCTATCCGGCTCCTGCCCAAACTCAGGTAATTAATTACGGAAGCCCGTATTCCTACTGGTTTGGTTATCCTTCCTGGTACAATTCACCTATGTGGTATCCAGGTGCATTTGGTTATGGATCAGGCATTTACTTTGGACTAGGAGGATATCCATCCATATATGGGTTGCCATCGTTAGGATTTTCAAACTGGTTTTTTGGAGGTGCTTATCGTCGTTATCCGAATCTGTACCGTCAATACGGACGTTATTATAACAGTTATGGATCCCGTGGCGGTTACGCATCCCCGGCCCGTAGTGCATTTATGGGAACAGCAAGCAGACATTTTGTTCCAAACATAAACGGCCGTTCAGGAGGATTTATTAACAACCAGGCGTACCGTCAATCATCAAGGAGTTATAGTGTTGCTCCGCGCCAAAACTCTTATGGTGGAAACGGTGGACATTCATATAGCCCTTCAAACGGAGGAGGTGCTCGTTCTTACAGCAGTCCGTCTTATGGTGGCCGCAGCATGGGTGGCGGATTTAGCAGAGGTGGTGGCGGTGGATTTGGCGGAGGCGGTTCACGCGGCGGTGGAGGTGGAAGACATTAACACTCATCAATAAACAAAAGGGCTGATCGTAAGATCGGCCATTTTTGTTTTAGCAAGATAGCGCGAACGTCCCCGTTCGTGATCACTATTGTAAGGCCTCTGGCCTTTATTTAAATATTAAATTACCAGGCCGGAGGCCTTACAAAAAGAATCACGAACGGGGACGTTCGCGCTATCTTCTATCATCAAAATGATACTTTTCTTATCATTCATCGTCGAAAAGAAAAATATCAATCATGGCAGAAAAATACAGATTTCACAAAGACGGTTTATTCTTTATCACTATCACAGTTGTCGGTTGGATAGACGTTTTTACTAGAAAAGAGTATGCTGATGATATTATCAAAAACCTAAATTTTTGTATTGATCAAAAGGGTCTGGAAGTTTACGAATTTTGTATTATGCCAAGTCATATACATATGATTTGTTCTGCCAGGAACGGAGAAGTTGGAAAAATAATAAAAGATTTTAAAAGTTTTACTGCAAAGGAAATGATCAAATTGATAGAAAACAATCCTCAGGAAAGCCGCAAGGAATGGCTTCTTTATTTGTTTCGCTACTTTGCAAAAGGTCAAGCTGACAAATCAAATTTCCAGTTTTGGCAACATAACAGCCACCCGATTAGTCTTGAATCAAATAAGTGGATAGAAGAGAAAACAAATTATATCTGGTATAATCCGGTCAAAGCGGGAATTGTAGATGAACCCCAACACTATATTTATAGCAGTGCTAATCCGTTTACAGAGTTAAAAATTATTTGTTAAGGATAGCGCGAACGTCCCCGTTCGTGATGTTTATTGTAAGGCCTCCGGCCGGGTAATTTAATATTTAAATAAAGGCTGGAGGCCTTACAATAGTGATCACGAACGGGGACGTTCGCGCTATCTTAGCACCTGATTCCGGATTCAAATTTGACACCAATCTCAACCCTCCTACCCTGATTCTATAAAAATCTTTGTATCCTGCCATTTTTTTTATATCCGGTAATTCTCCCAGGTTTAAAGCATTTTCAGCTATTTGTACCAAACTTTTCGCTTGCATCTGAATGTTAACAGGGCATTTTTTTCTTCTTTAAAAAAGCGCTTGGCCAAAATTACTTCCATCCCATAGCAGCTTTAAACTCAACTAAAGTCATATATCCATTTTCAGCTTCGACTGTTTGCATGATTTTTCCCAGATAACAATCTTCCAATTCTTCATTATCAATGATCGCAAGATTTTTTTCAACTTCTTCAATCGTCCAGTTTCCACACTTTTTTTGAGTGAAAAATTTGGAGGTGTTATTCCCAACTTCTCCGCAATAAAAGAATTCTTGTAAACAGATTTTTGAATAAAAACGCCAATATTTTTTCTTAAATCCTTATAATTTTATACTATTCCAAACATGGCCTTATTTTTTTATTAGCACAATTCACTAATTTTTCTTATTACCAAACATATAAAAAATTTGTTGATACTAAATTTAAACGCGAGGATAAGCACCAGAGATGGATTAGATTGATGGGGACATCTTCGCTATCTTACCCAATAATTGCTCTTCTTAAATAATCCGTTTATCTTTAAAAATCATCCACAAGAAATCTATAAATGGAAAGCAGCGACCTTAAAATACTTTTTTTTGACATTGGCGGAGTGCTGCTGAGCAATGGCTGGGGACACGAATCGCGGGAAATGGCTGCGGAAAAATTTGGATTGGACTACAAAGAAATGGATCAGCTCCACAATTTTATATTCAACGTATACGAAATTGGAAGCATTACTCTGGATCAATATCTTGATACTGTTATATTTAACCACCCGCGTGATTTTGTCCGGGAAGATTTCAAAGAGTTCATGTACGCTCAGTCGGTAGAATTACCGGATATGCTTGCATGGCTTAAAGAATGGAAAAAGGATTGCGGGTTCCGCATTATTTCTATTAATAATGAAGGAAAGGAACTCAATGAGTACCGGGTTCAGAAGTTCAAGCTGCATATATGCTTTGATGCTTTTATATCATCCTGCGAAGTGAAAATGCGTAAACCTGATCCGGGTATATTCCAGCTTGCCATGGGTATTGCACAAGCCACGCCAAGCCAGTGTGTGTATTTTGATGACCGTATAATGTTTACCAACACAGCAAAAAAACTAGGTATCCGTGCGTATCAGCATACTGGTTTTGAATCTACCAAGGCAATATTAGAAGGTTTGAAAAAAGAGCAGTTTGATCGGGTTATTTAAGGGTTTAAGCGCAGAGTTAGAATATTTTTGCGCAGGGTTTCACAGAGCTTTTTAATATTTACTTAGCGAAACTTAGTGCAAAACTGCTTTAACTCTGCGTTTAAACACATATTATCGTTTAACAACCGGCAATACAACCACAGAAGGATATTGCGCTGAATGAAATACTTTGTTATGCGCAATCACACCTTTCGATTCGTCATAATTGTTCCCGCCTGTATTCATATTTCTTTCAAAACGCGGGAAATTACTACTTGAAATTTCAATTCTTACCTGATGCCCCGGTTCAAAAAAATTACTGGTCGCCATCGGGCTTAAAGTAAGTTTATAAACTTTCCCGTTTTCCATCATTACTTCCTTATCAAACCCTTCACGATAACGGGCACGCAGAATAGTCTCATCCAGATTGTACGCTTTGCCGTCCGGATATACATCTATAAGTTTCACTGTAAAATCAGTATCCTTTACATCCGAAGAAACATACAGCGTGGTTTCAATTGAACCGGTAAGTTCCACACCGTCTTTAAATGGGTCAGTAGTGTAAACCAGGATATCCTGACGCGTTTCCATCTGGTGCTGATCCCACGATCCGCCCTGGATGGCAGTGCCGGTACAGCATACATTGCCGCCATAAGAAGGAACCGGGAATGCAGGATTGTAGGTAAAAGCATCCGGCCTTTCATCTTTACCAAGTGGCTTTACAGTCAAATTTCCATCTCCATAAAGACTGTTTGCACTTCCTTTGCCCGATAAATAATAGGTTGTTGGTTCTGAACCAGCAGGTGGCCAGGTTTCAGAAAACTGCCATTTATTGGATCCCATCGTGTAATATTGAACACGCGGCGTTTTTTTGAGAATATCATTTTCTTCTCCTTTCAGCCAATAATCAAAATAGCCATAGATAAGACTGTCGTAATCCAGCCGGGCATCTCCGACGCTGCGTTCACCGACAATTGTATTTTCCGTAGCGCGTTTGTAAGCACAATGAAGTGTAGGAGCGATGACCAGAAACTGTCCATCACGAATTTGCTGGTCTATTCCGTTTTTTCTTACATGATTGAATAATGCAAGATTGGGACCCATCGATACATCGTACCAGGATGTAAACCAGAAACTCGGAACGCCAAAAGGCATACTCTCATGGTACAGGCCTCCCTTGTACCATTCAGGATCATTGGGCTTTCTGACAATCATTTTCTCGTAAGTCCCTTTCGGCCCGTTCACATTCTGAATGATATCCTGAACCGGCAGGTGTTTCAAACCTTGCGCCCAATCCACTTTCGGCATTTCAGGTGCAAGGTCATAAAACCTCGAAACACGCGCCAGATCTTCACTTTTTGCATCCTTTGGAAAAATCGGACGAGCCAGATTATCTGTCTCTGTTCCGTAAAGCCAGGTTGTAAAAAGCATTTGCTGTGCACCGCCACGGTACCAGTTACCCTGCTCCATAAACGGCCCCACTTTGCCAACTCCTGCTCCAAAACCCATTGGAATCATTGCAGCATGAGCGGGATGATCCAAAGCTGCAACCGCCATTTGCCATTCAGCGGTGGATGAACAGCCAAGAGTTCCTATTTTTCCATTAGACCATGGTTGTGCAGCCATCCAGGTAAAAGCATCGTAACCATCCGTAGTTGGCGGGCCTAATATTTCCCAGTTTCCTTCCGAAAAAAACTTGCCGCGTTCGTTCTGCACTACGTATGCATAACCTCTTTTTACCGCATCCAGAGCCGCCTGGTAAGTTCCGGATTTCATTTCACCATCTCCCCAGGAATTGAAATTATAAGGAGTTTTGGAAAAAATAACAGGAACTTTTTTTTCCGTTTTAGGTCTGTACACATCACTTGCCAGTCGGACACCATCGCGCATCGGCATCATCACTTTTTGTTCAATAATGGCAATTTTCTGTAATTCTTTTAAAACATCGTCTTGGGCAAAAACAACCTTCGAGGTAAGGAAAAGTGTTAAAACAAAACTAATTATTCGAGTATTCGTATTTTTCATTTAAATGTGGTTTAGTAATAGAAGATTGCTTGAATTAAGTGATTTGTGTTATCAAAACAAAGGAATGTATCAGCTTAAAACTTAATGATACGACTGAACGAAATTTTGAAGACTCGTTTATCAAAAATTCAAAATTGTTTGAATTTCGCAAGCATCTGTTTGTTTGGCGCAAACACTTACCTTTCCTAACGCCATACCTTTGTTCCATCAGAATTTAAACAAAACAAAAGATGGAAAATAAAAAAGTATGGTTTGTAACAGGTGCCTCCAAAGGTCTTGGACTTACACTCGTAAAAGAATTATTATCACAAGGTTACCAGGTAGCGGCCACATCCAGAACGGTAGAATCTCTGACAAAAGAAGCCGGTGCATCATCAGATAACTTTCTTCCCTTAGAGGTAGATCTGGTAAGTGAAGAAAGTGTTAAAAAAGCAATTGATAAAACAGTTGAGAAGTTTGGCACCATTGACGTGGTAGTTAACAATGCCGGATATGGACAGTTTGGTACATTGGAGGAGATAACTGACAAAGCTGCCCGCCAGAATTTTGATATCAATGTGTTTGGTTCGTTAAATGTCATCAGATTTGCAATGCCTTATTTACGTGCGAACCGTTCCGGCCGGATTTTTAATATTTCGTCAATTGCCGGATTTTTGGGAAACTTTGCAGGCTGGGGAATTTATGCTGCTACTAAATTTGCTGTTGTAGGTTTCACAGAAGCATTGTCCGCTGAAATTAAATCATTCGGTGTGAAGGCAACTGTCGTATATCCGGGTTACTTCCGTACCAATTTCCTGGAATCCGATTCATTCAGCGTTATTGAAAGCAATATTGCTGAATACGCAGACGCCAAAGCTTCTCTGGATGCGCATCAGCAACAAATCAATGGCAATCAGCAAGGTGATCCGTTAAAGGCAAGCCTGGTTCTGATAAAAGTGGCAGCAGACGATAATCCCCCTTGCATTTATTTTTGGGCCAGGATGCAAATGACCTGGCAAAAACAAAAATTGAGGCGATTGAAAAAGATCTGACAAATTGGGAAGAATTAGCCACTTCAACAGCATTTGAAGTGGAAGCATAAATAACAATTGATGAATCACTGAAATATATTAACTCCGGGTCAATATCCGGAGTTATTTTTTTACACTAAAAATAAATTTCACTTCCTGCTCATTCTATTGCCTGTTTTCTGCTGACTTTTGTAATGTTTTAATAAAGGAATTAGCAACAGATGTACACTTCTCTCCTATTTTTTCATTCAATTGTCAGGTGGTTTGTACTGGCCAGTTTGATTTTCGCAATTTATCGGTCTTATACCGGATTTAAAACCAACGCTGTATTTTCTAAAACAGACGATTCAGTCCGTCACTGGACTGCAACCATCGCTCACATACAGCTGACGATTGGTTCTGTATTGTACTTTATCAGCCCGTTGATTAAATTTTTCCTTGCTAATTTTAAAGAGCAGATCAGGAATATTGACCTGGCCTTTTTTGGTTTAGCGCATATTTTGTTGATGACCATTTCCATAGTGATCATTACAATCGGATCAGCTTTGGCAAAACGCAAAAAATCTGATAAAGAGAAATTTCAAACTATTTTCATTTATTTTTCCATCGCATTATTCATCATATTCCTTTCTATTCCCTGGCCATTTTCTCCATTTGCGAACAGGGCACTGATCAGGACATTTTAGAGTGTGTTGGGATATTGAAAATATTAGGGATCGTATCAACTTTGTTGTGACCAAACTTCAAAGATGTGAACAAACAGTTTTTGGAACTGACCGATCCCCAATGGGAGGCAATTTTACCATTTTTTAATTTAAAAAGAAAAAGAAAATTAGATCTTAGGCAGGTGATGAATGCCTTACTTTATGTAGTCCGAACTGGTTGTCAGTGGAGAAACCTTCCTGCTCAATGGCCAAATTGGCAAGCTGTTTACTATTATTTTGACAAGTGGAAACGTAATGGATTATTTGAAAGGATCAACCGCGTCGTTAATCAACTGGATAGAAAAAATCAAGAAAGAGAAGAATATCCTTCCATATTTTGCATTGATAGTCAAAGTGTTAAACTGTCACCAGGAATTTTTGAAGATCGTGGAATTGATGCAAACAAAAAAGTTAACGGGCGTAAAAGACAGTTACTTGTTGACAGCGGTGGTCGCCTTTGGGCTGCCCATGTCCACGCAGGTAATATTGGAGATGGACCAGCAGCTCTAGCACTAGTACCACATATTTTGTATTATAGTGATCGTCTTGAAAAAATATATGGAGACCAAGCGTATAACGGCGTATTTGCTAAAAATATAAATGAATTTGGTTTCGATTTTGAAAAAGCTTCCCGTCCAGAATCAGCAAAAGGATTTGTTCCAGTGGCAAAACGGTGGGTGGTAGAAAGAAGCATATCTTGGACTAATTATTTCCGCAGGCTAGTCAAAGACTATGAATATACCACATCTTCGTCAGTTGCATGGCTATATTTAGCAAATACCCAATTAATGTTACAACGAATATGTCTTAAAAACCAAACTTAATTTCCCAACACACTCTTAGTTATTTCTGCCTGGGTTTCTTTAATGGAAGCTCGTGATATTTTACAGAGTACAACAATAATTACAAAAATCTAATGAAAAGAATCGCGCTGCTCGGCGGCACAAGCTGGCCTTCCACTATTGAATATTATACCAAACTAAACCAGCTGATTAATCAGGAATTGGGTGGGCATCACTCCTGCCCGATGATACTTTACAATATTGATTACCACGAAATAAAGTCCGGATATGCCAACGGCTGGAATGAAATTCCCGGATTGCTGAAAACAGAAATTGAAAATATTCTCAAACTAAATCCGGATGGCCTCATTATTTGCAATAATACGCTGCATAAAGCTTTTGACCTGATCAAAAATGAAATGCATATCCAAGTCCCGGTTTTTCATATTATAGATTTGACTAAAACTTATATTCTAGAAAACAACTGGCAACGCGTACTGCTATTAGGAACAAAGTTTACTATGGAGGATGATTTTTTCAAACAGCCTTTAATTGATGCAGGAATTCAGGTCGAAATCCCTGATTTACACGAACGTATTGAAATTCAGGAGATTCAATCGGAACTGGCAAAAGGAATTATTACCAAAGAATATGAAGAATATTTTCAAAAGCTTACCAATAAATACGTTGATTATGATGCATTTATATTAGCCTGCACAGAATTACCCCTTGCATTTGAAAAGGTAAATTCGAAACCGGTTTTGATAAATACCATTACATTGCAATGTCAAAAAGCAATTGAGTTCATTATCAATTAATTTAATTCTGCCGGAATAGTACAAAAATGCATTACAAATCCAATCCTGACCTGAAAAATATTAATTTGCCTTTTGACTGGAAGGGGACGCCTGTCGACAAACACGGAAGATTTGTGAACCATGAGTTTCCGTTTGTTAATTCTTTCAGTGATATGATTAAATGGCAGACTTCGAGGAATCCACAAAAAGAAGAAAAGAAAAATGATACCTGGAGACTTGAAGCAGATTTTGAAAGTGGTTTTTTAGAGTCAAAAACGGACTGTATTGTATGGCTTGGGCATGCTTCGTTTTTCATTCGTTTGGCAGGAATTTCAATATTAATTGATCCGGTTTTTTTCAATGTTTCTTTAATTAAGCGCTTATCACCCTTGCCGGTTTCTCCTGAGCAATTCCAAAATCTGGATTATATTCTGGTTTCACACGATCACCGTGATCATTGTGATGAAAAAAGTATTCGCTTACTGACCAGAAATAACCCCGAAGCAACCTGGCTTACGGGCCTGAACATGGACAAATTGCTGAAAGAATTTAGTGGAAGCAGTAAAATCCAGGCGGCAGGATGGTACCAGCTGTTTGAAACAGACAAGCGCATTAAAATAACTTATGTGCCATCCAGGCATTGGGGAAGGCGATCCATCAATGATACTAATCTGCGATTGTGGGGTGGTTATGTGATTGAAGGAATGGATAAAACAATTTATTTTTGTGGTGATTCGGGTTATGGAAGTCACTTTGCTGACATAGCCCAGGCCTTTCCAAACATTGATTATTGTATGATAGGAATAGGCGCTTACAAACCTGAATTTTTCATGGCACAGAGCCATACTTCACCGTCTGATGCTGTTAAAGCTTTCCAGGACACAAAAGCAAAAACGATGATTCCCATGCATTATGGCACTTTTGATTTATCCGACGAGCCAGTTGGCGATCCGTTTCGGGTTTTAAAAAAATTGGAAACAGATAAGGATTTAAAGGAGAAAATAAAATATTTGAAAGCAGGGGAAATGGTGCTGATGAATTAGGTTTTATTAGGCCATTCCGACGCAAACAGCTTAAATTCGCACATTAATCAAACCAAACAGTAAAAAATTTCATGAAGCAGTATCTTGTTCTTAGTATCGTGATTCTTCTTTTTGGCTGTAAGTCAGTGAAAGTTTCCGACAAAAGTTATACTTCCGATCAAATTATTATTCAGAAAGTAAAAAACAACGTTTACCGACATACAACTTACCTTCAGTCAGAAACTTTTGGAAAAGTATCATGCAACGGGATGGTCGTTTTTGATCAAAATGAAGCGATCATATTTGACACACCCATAGACGATTCTACGTCGTCAGAGTTGATAAACTGGATTGAAGACAGCCTGAAATGTAAAATCATTGCTATAATCCCAACGCATTTTCATGAAGATTGCCTGGGCGGATTGAAAGAATTTCATAAGCATAAAATCCCTTCCTATGCTTCCAACAAGACCATTAAATATGCAGGATTGAATAAATACGAAATTCCTCAAAACGGATTTGACAATTTACTCGAATTAAAAGTTGGAAGTAAAAAAGTTATTGCAGAGTTCAACGGGGAAGGTCACACCAGGGATAATATTATCGGTTATTTCCCAAGTGAAAAAGTAATGTTCGGAGGTTGCCTGATTAAAGAAACAGACGCTACGAAAGGTAATCTGGCCGATGCAAATGTACAGGATTGGTCCGCAACAGTAACCAAAATAAAACAAAAATATCCTGATACGGAAGTTGTAATTCCCGGCCACGGAAAGTCAGGAAATACTGCGTTGCTGGACTATACAATCAAGTTATTTAAATGAAGTTTTTACTTCTGGCAGCCGTAGCCTTGTCATTAAAATTCTTAATTAAGAGCGATGTACTGATATTTGAATTAATATCACAATTAGTAGAACTAGTTAAATAATATTAATGTTTGAAAATCACATTTGTCATGTTCTGTGTGTTTCTCTACAAAGGTTTTTTATAAATGGACTGACCACTAAGTTCTTGAAAATAGGATTGTTTCAAATTCAAATACCCGAAATTATGAAATTCTATTACTTCTCCTCCCTGTTGTTATCTATCCTACTTATCTGTGCTTGTGATGATCACACGCCAACCGATCCGATAAATCATTTAAGAGTGAAAAATCTGACGCGGATACTTCCAGACAAAAATGGAATTACAAATATAAGTGCGTTCAAATATGATAATGAGAATCGTCTCATTTCAATTATTTCATATCAAACTCCCGATAGTACAGCAGCAGCGGTTGGACGTACAGCATTTGAGTATGATGGTCAAAACCGGCTTTTGATAGTCAGGCAATCAATAAACCCCTCCGTTTCAGAAACATACAGATATGGTTATAATTCAAACAATCAGCTTGCTGTAATTGATTATGATGCCGGGAATCCTGAAATCTACCATATTACGTATAAGTATAATAGTAATATCTTAGAAAGCAGTTTGAGAGAATTTGACTTTAATGCTACCCTGAGATTTAAAAATGCAATAAACTATACATTCACAGGACAAAACCTCTCAGGAATTACTTCTGTCCAAACGATCGAAAAAGTAATTCCAACAGTTACGACATTTTCGGCCGCCTTTATCTACGACGATAAAATTAACCCTTTTTATGGCGTTTTTCTCGTTCCTGCACCGGTTCTGCCATCAAAACCTACCTCTGCGCAATTTAACTATTACACATACTACGGCGGTTATGATAACTTATTGACTCTGAGCCCTCACAATATGGTTAGCAATAGCCGGTCAACCGGTGAACAAATTACCTATAGCTATATTTATAACGACGCCGGATATCCCACAAGCCGGATTACACTTAAAAAAAGCAATGCGCAGGCTGATAGTTTGACGGAGGAGACGTTGTTGTATGAGTATGAAACTTACTAGTTTAAAACGAATCTCGTCGCATTATTCCGGGCGCACGGTTTGTAATTATTTCCAAAAACCCTGCGCCCGAATTCCGTTTGGCTGATCTTTTCTTCGTTTTAATTCTTTTCTCAGCAGTACACAAGTTGGAATATGCCCGGAAAGATACACGTCCGAATCAGCCAGATTTTCATTTTTTGTCCATTCCAATAATGAATTAAAACCACCTGAATCTTCCTGCAGAACAGGCTGGACTTTCCACTTGAAATATTCCAAAAATTCGTTGCAATGGCTTTCTTTCCCGATGGAAATTGCTCCGCTTAATAACTTATCACCAGCGAGTTGCTGCAAGGCCAGATAGTGGCCAATACTGCTCATATCACCCAAAACCATCATTTCTCCCCGATCAACAGGACGGTGCATCGTATTGCTGACACCAACGTATGTTATTTCATCGCCCTGCTGAAGTGATTTCACCCATTTGCTTCCCGGGCTGTCCTGAAGTGCATTGATATATAACGTACAGGTCCGGATATCGGCATCCCAGCCCGCAGGTGTATAATCGCGGTA from Dyadobacter sp. NIV53 carries:
- a CDS encoding MBL fold metallo-hydrolase, whose product is MHYKSNPDLKNINLPFDWKGTPVDKHGRFVNHEFPFVNSFSDMIKWQTSRNPQKEEKKNDTWRLEADFESGFLESKTDCIVWLGHASFFIRLAGISILIDPVFFNVSLIKRLSPLPVSPEQFQNLDYILVSHDHRDHCDEKSIRLLTRNNPEATWLTGLNMDKLLKEFSGSSKIQAAGWYQLFETDKRIKITYVPSRHWGRRSINDTNLRLWGGYVIEGMDKTIYFCGDSGYGSHFADIAQAFPNIDYCMIGIGAYKPEFFMAQSHTSPSDAVKAFQDTKAKTMIPMHYGTFDLSDEPVGDPFRVLKKLETDKDLKEKIKYLKAGEMVLMN
- the bla gene encoding subclass B1 metallo-beta-lactamase; this translates as MKQYLVLSIVILLFGCKSVKVSDKSYTSDQIIIQKVKNNVYRHTTYLQSETFGKVSCNGMVVFDQNEAIIFDTPIDDSTSSELINWIEDSLKCKIIAIIPTHFHEDCLGGLKEFHKHKIPSYASNKTIKYAGLNKYEIPQNGFDNLLELKVGSKKVIAEFNGEGHTRDNIIGYFPSEKVMFGGCLIKETDATKGNLADANVQDWSATVTKIKQKYPDTEVVIPGHGKSGNTALLDYTIKLFK